In Streptomyces sp. NBC_01707, a genomic segment contains:
- a CDS encoding ATP-dependent Clp protease ATP-binding subunit produces the protein MTDGQKGPEDHGPDPLGEFLSHFLGSGQGGEPPDSRRIDFSRLLSGPARQLVTTAASYAAQHGSTDLDTEHLLRAALSAEPTRRMVSRAGADPDALAAEIDRQAGDGPPRNFIAVTPAVKRALLDAHEIARSTGASYIGPEHVLVALAANRDSAAGQMLNAAHFSPPTGARDGLAPVPGGTGQRHGPAERNTPNLDKFGRDLTDLAREGRIDPVIGRDEEIEQTIEVLARRSKNNPVMIGEAGVGKTAIVEGLAQRIADGDVPDILLGRRVVQLDLSGVVAGTRFRGDFEERLTGLIDEIRAHSGELIIFIDELHTVVGAGGGSEGGPMDASNMLKPALARGELHVVGASTLEEYRRYIEKDAALARRFQPVLIPEPNLADAVEILRGLQDRYEAHHQVRYTDEALLAAVELSDRYLTDRYLPDKAIDLMDQAGARVRLRSSTRGTNIRALEREVEQLTRDKDQAVAAEQYERASELRDRLSDLEQRIAEGNHEQQPRSHVTEVTIEDIADIVSRQTGIPVSSLTQEERDRLLGLEEHLHKRVIGQDEAVTAVADAVLRSRAGLADPSRPIGSFLFLGPTGVGKTELARALAEALFGSEDRMIRLDMSEYQERHTVSRLVGAPPGYVGFEEAGQFTEAVRRNPYSLLLLDEIEKAHPDVFNILLQVLDDGRLTDSQGRTIDFKNTVIVMTSNLGSQAITGRGGAMGFGAGDTEADEQARRERVLRPLREHFRPEFLNRIDEIVIFRQLADQQLRQITNMLLDDSRRRLRAQDVTVDVTLAAVEWLAQRGYQPEYGARPLRRTIQREVDNRLSRMLLDGSLQPHSRLRIDVADGELTVRREEESEHPAG, from the coding sequence ATGACCGACGGACAGAAGGGTCCCGAGGACCACGGTCCGGACCCCCTCGGAGAATTCCTCTCGCACTTTCTCGGCAGCGGACAGGGGGGCGAGCCGCCCGACTCGCGGCGCATCGACTTCAGCAGGCTGTTGAGCGGCCCCGCACGGCAACTCGTCACCACCGCCGCGTCCTATGCCGCCCAGCACGGAAGCACCGACCTCGACACCGAGCACCTCTTGCGGGCCGCGCTCTCAGCCGAGCCGACGCGCCGCATGGTCTCGCGGGCGGGCGCCGATCCCGACGCGCTCGCCGCAGAGATCGACCGGCAGGCCGGGGACGGGCCGCCCCGCAACTTCATCGCCGTCACGCCGGCGGTCAAGCGCGCTCTCCTCGACGCCCATGAGATCGCGCGCTCCACCGGTGCCTCCTACATCGGCCCGGAACACGTACTGGTGGCACTCGCCGCCAACCGCGACTCCGCAGCGGGACAGATGCTCAACGCCGCGCACTTCTCGCCGCCCACCGGCGCCCGGGACGGCCTCGCACCCGTACCCGGCGGCACCGGCCAACGACACGGCCCGGCCGAGCGGAACACCCCGAACCTGGACAAGTTCGGCCGCGACCTCACCGACCTCGCCAGGGAAGGCCGCATCGACCCGGTCATCGGCCGTGACGAGGAGATCGAGCAGACCATTGAGGTCCTCGCACGCCGGAGCAAGAACAATCCCGTCATGATCGGCGAGGCCGGAGTGGGCAAGACCGCCATCGTCGAGGGACTGGCCCAGCGCATCGCGGACGGCGACGTGCCGGACATCCTGCTGGGTCGGCGTGTCGTCCAGCTCGACCTCTCAGGTGTCGTTGCCGGTACCCGTTTCCGTGGCGACTTCGAGGAACGGCTCACCGGTCTCATCGACGAGATCCGCGCCCACTCGGGTGAGCTGATCATCTTCATCGACGAACTGCATACCGTCGTCGGGGCGGGCGGCGGCTCCGAGGGCGGCCCGATGGACGCGAGCAACATGCTCAAGCCCGCCCTGGCCCGCGGTGAACTCCATGTCGTGGGGGCCAGCACGCTGGAGGAGTACCGCCGCTACATCGAGAAGGACGCCGCGCTCGCCCGCCGGTTCCAGCCGGTTCTGATCCCCGAGCCCAACCTGGCGGACGCCGTCGAGATCCTGCGGGGTCTCCAGGACCGTTACGAAGCCCATCACCAGGTCCGGTACACCGACGAGGCCCTGCTCGCCGCCGTCGAGCTGTCCGACCGCTACCTCACCGACCGCTACCTGCCCGACAAAGCGATCGACCTCATGGACCAGGCCGGCGCACGGGTCCGGCTGCGCTCCTCCACGCGCGGCACCAACATCCGCGCCCTGGAACGCGAAGTGGAGCAACTGACGCGGGACAAGGACCAGGCCGTCGCCGCCGAGCAGTACGAGCGGGCGTCCGAGTTGCGCGACCGGCTCTCCGACCTCGAGCAGCGGATCGCCGAGGGAAACCACGAACAGCAACCCCGCAGTCATGTCACCGAGGTCACCATCGAAGACATCGCCGACATCGTGTCCCGCCAGACCGGAATTCCCGTCAGCAGCCTCACCCAGGAGGAACGGGACCGGCTGCTGGGACTGGAAGAACATCTGCACAAGCGCGTCATCGGCCAGGACGAAGCGGTGACCGCCGTCGCCGACGCCGTCCTGCGCTCGCGGGCCGGCCTGGCCGACCCCAGCCGCCCCATCGGGAGCTTCCTCTTCCTCGGCCCCACCGGCGTCGGCAAGACCGAACTCGCCCGCGCGCTCGCGGAGGCACTCTTCGGGAGCGAGGACCGGATGATCCGTCTCGACATGAGCGAGTACCAGGAACGGCACACCGTCAGCCGACTGGTCGGCGCTCCCCCCGGCTACGTCGGCTTCGAGGAGGCCGGACAGTTCACCGAAGCGGTGCGAAGGAACCCCTACTCGCTGCTGCTCCTGGACGAGATCGAGAAGGCGCACCCCGACGTCTTCAACATCCTGCTGCAGGTACTCGACGACGGGCGTCTCACCGACTCCCAGGGCCGCACGATCGATTTCAAGAACACCGTCATCGTCATGACCAGCAACCTCGGTTCGCAGGCCATCACCGGTCGTGGTGGCGCGATGGGCTTCGGTGCCGGCGACACGGAGGCCGACGAACAGGCCCGCCGTGAGCGGGTGCTGCGCCCGCTGCGCGAGCACTTCCGGCCGGAGTTCCTCAACCGCATCGACGAGATCGTGATCTTCCGCCAACTCGCCGACCAGCAGCTTCGGCAGATCACCAACATGCTGCTGGACGACTCCAGACGCCGGCTGCGCGCCCAGGACGTCACCGTCGATGTCACCTTGGCTGCTGTCGAATGGCTCGCCCAACGCGGCTACCAACCGGAGTACGGCGCCCGCCCGTTGCGCCGTACGATCCAGCGCGAGGTCGACAATCGGCTCTCCCGCATGCTGCTCGACGGCAGCCTGCAGCCCCACAGCCGCCTCAGGATCGACGTCGCCGACGGCGAACTGACGGTCCGCAGAGAGGAAGAGTCGGAGCACCCTGCGGGCTGA
- a CDS encoding response regulator transcription factor, translating to MREAYDMITVLLADDDPAARQGLRTIIDSSPDARVVAEAWDGRSAVDQARRLLPDVVVMDVRMPGTDGIAATRQLRELPTPPAVLILTTFGLEEYVEQALKAGASGFLIKDTPPAELLSALRGLAEGHAVFAPEVTGQVIDLTTGEVQAPADSRYTELVAALTERQVEVLRLLALGLSNANIATELGMTEGTVKGHVTQLLARLGVTNRVAAARIAYRAGFSAEDV from the coding sequence ATGCGTGAGGCATACGACATGATCACGGTTCTGCTCGCGGACGACGACCCGGCGGCGCGGCAAGGGCTCCGCACAATCATCGACTCGAGCCCGGACGCCAGGGTGGTGGCCGAGGCATGGGACGGCCGGTCGGCGGTCGACCAGGCGCGGCGGCTGCTGCCGGATGTCGTGGTCATGGATGTACGGATGCCGGGGACCGACGGCATCGCCGCCACTCGGCAGCTGCGGGAGCTGCCCACACCGCCCGCCGTGCTGATTCTCACGACGTTCGGCCTCGAGGAGTACGTGGAACAGGCCCTGAAGGCGGGCGCGTCCGGTTTCCTGATCAAGGACACGCCGCCTGCCGAGCTGTTGAGCGCCCTACGCGGCCTCGCCGAGGGACACGCCGTCTTCGCCCCCGAGGTCACCGGTCAGGTCATCGACCTGACCACCGGCGAAGTCCAGGCACCCGCCGACTCCCGGTACACCGAGCTCGTCGCTGCCCTGACCGAACGCCAGGTCGAGGTGCTCCGCCTGCTCGCCCTCGGCCTGTCCAACGCGAACATCGCCACCGAACTCGGCATGACCGAGGGCACGGTGAAGGGGCATGTGACGCAGCTGCTCGCGCGGCTCGGGGTCACGAACCGGGTGGCGGCCGCCCGCATCGCCTACCGGGCAGGATTCTCCGCAGAGGACGTCTGA
- a CDS encoding amino acid decarboxylase, whose product MQHPSAQVARRTWFLAVGAPLGHLMAALAAPALGRTLVVQRDAPAAVTEGLVLSGLDAVFLRPTVDPEHGVAHVVRAVDLAQMLAAHDQVAAVHVVSPSRCGAVADIPALAETAHSAGVPLMVDETWREPLCGVHPDLPPGALAQGADLIVAGHAPLGEDASGPVLLRLGHGPQAERLESSVDKAFDFVRSMAGSGDPERVRTVLPPPRDRVQAAIASAERIRYAIRGQGRFALVGEGFGRFPEIAAADPLRIAVDTGVGGICAYDARNRLADGHRIRVEAVTGSVIVASVAAGSVSCTERFIDAVHALPSPRPAAHAALQVSPPMPGPSQLTVREAYFAKSRTVTAAEAVGRLSASAVTACPPGVPIVLPGEVITAQTVAFLALVVASPSGRVLGAAAADATMLRVVAE is encoded by the coding sequence ATGCAACACCCTTCTGCCCAGGTGGCGCGCAGGACCTGGTTCCTGGCCGTCGGTGCCCCGCTCGGTCACCTCATGGCCGCGCTCGCGGCTCCCGCACTCGGGCGCACCTTGGTGGTGCAGCGTGACGCCCCTGCCGCGGTGACCGAAGGCCTCGTACTGTCCGGGCTCGACGCAGTATTTCTGCGGCCGACTGTCGACCCGGAGCATGGCGTCGCGCATGTGGTGCGGGCCGTCGACCTGGCGCAGATGCTGGCAGCGCATGACCAGGTGGCCGCCGTGCACGTCGTGTCACCCAGCCGGTGCGGGGCGGTGGCGGACATCCCTGCACTCGCCGAGACGGCGCACTCGGCCGGCGTTCCACTGATGGTCGACGAGACGTGGCGGGAGCCTCTGTGCGGAGTCCACCCCGACCTTCCGCCCGGTGCGCTCGCGCAGGGGGCGGACCTGATCGTCGCCGGTCACGCCCCGCTCGGGGAGGACGCCTCGGGACCGGTCCTGCTGCGCCTGGGGCACGGTCCGCAGGCGGAGCGGCTGGAGTCCTCGGTGGACAAGGCGTTCGACTTCGTGCGGTCCATGGCAGGCAGCGGGGATCCGGAGCGGGTCCGTACCGTGCTGCCGCCGCCGCGCGACCGGGTACAGGCTGCCATAGCTTCGGCGGAACGGATCCGGTACGCGATACGTGGACAGGGGCGGTTCGCGCTCGTCGGCGAGGGTTTCGGACGCTTCCCGGAGATCGCTGCCGCCGATCCGCTCCGTATCGCGGTCGACACCGGGGTCGGCGGCATCTGTGCGTACGACGCCCGCAACAGGCTGGCCGACGGTCACCGCATCCGGGTCGAGGCCGTCACCGGATCGGTGATCGTTGCGTCGGTCGCCGCGGGATCCGTGTCCTGCACGGAGCGGTTCATCGATGCCGTTCACGCACTGCCGTCGCCACGGCCTGCGGCTCATGCGGCGCTCCAGGTGTCCCCGCCCATGCCCGGACCCTCACAACTGACCGTCCGCGAAGCCTACTTCGCAAAGAGCAGGACGGTTACCGCAGCCGAGGCCGTGGGACGGCTGTCGGCCTCCGCAGTGACGGCTTGTCCGCCGGGCGTGCCGATCGTGCTGCCCGGCGAGGTGATCACCGCGCAGACGGTGGCCTTCCTCGCGCTGGTGGTGGCATCGCCGTCGGGCCGGGTGCTGGGGGCGGCAGCCGCCGATGCCACCATGCTGCGCGTGGTGGCCGAGTAG
- a CDS encoding multicopper oxidase family protein, with translation MGSRSKLPELAAAVVAAVALLVGGCAGERSPDREPARTESVPVPAQSPAVAQGAPLEEPAQMVSRNGVLRAELVVERRKVEVGGRKLWALTYNGSYMPPTLRIRPGDRLDLAMKNSLDEFTNLHVHGLHVSPSGNSDNVFIHIRPGKTFHYAYRFPKSLAPGTYWYHSHAHTMSAPQVAGGMSGVLIVDGLQQYLPTGLRHITEHVIGLKDFQVAGDAVRTKGLHIGAPTNRTVNGQLNPTIRIRPGETQLWRLANISANIYYKLRLQGQRFRVIAHDANPVDRIWTVDSLLLAAGTRFDVLVQGGPAGRTQLQTLAYDTGPAGNKFPQATLATLVTEGPAVHSAALPTSPFAPTDDLSHAAIAARRTLVFSENKEGTEFYINGKQFDPNRVDIRSKLNTVEEWTVRNDSEEEHSFHVHVDDFQLMSINGRPHHGHGLQDTASVPAKGRLVIRIHFTNYTGRTVYHCHILNHEDAGMMAVLEIVK, from the coding sequence ATGGGGTCCCGATCGAAGTTGCCCGAACTCGCCGCTGCCGTCGTCGCCGCCGTCGCCCTTCTGGTCGGTGGCTGTGCCGGCGAGCGGTCACCGGACCGTGAACCGGCGCGGACCGAGTCAGTGCCCGTCCCCGCGCAGTCGCCGGCGGTTGCGCAGGGCGCCCCGCTGGAGGAGCCGGCGCAGATGGTGAGCCGCAACGGGGTCCTACGGGCGGAACTCGTCGTGGAGAGGCGAAAGGTGGAGGTGGGCGGTCGCAAGCTGTGGGCCCTCACCTACAACGGCAGTTACATGCCTCCCACGCTGCGGATCCGGCCGGGGGATAGGCTGGACCTGGCGATGAAGAACTCGCTGGACGAGTTCACCAATCTGCATGTTCACGGACTTCATGTGTCGCCGAGCGGAAACTCCGACAACGTCTTCATCCACATCCGTCCCGGCAAGACGTTCCACTACGCCTACCGGTTCCCGAAGAGCCTCGCCCCCGGCACCTACTGGTACCACTCACATGCGCACACGATGTCCGCCCCGCAGGTCGCCGGGGGCATGTCGGGCGTCCTCATCGTCGACGGACTGCAGCAGTACCTGCCGACGGGCCTGCGCCACATCACCGAGCACGTGATCGGGCTCAAGGACTTCCAGGTCGCGGGCGATGCGGTCAGGACCAAGGGCCTGCACATCGGCGCACCCACAAACCGCACGGTCAACGGCCAGCTGAACCCGACCATCCGCATCCGGCCGGGCGAGACCCAGCTGTGGCGGCTGGCCAACATCAGCGCCAACATCTACTACAAGCTCCGGCTGCAAGGTCAGCGGTTCCGTGTGATCGCCCACGACGCCAACCCCGTTGACCGGATCTGGACGGTCGACTCGCTGCTCCTCGCGGCGGGCACCCGCTTCGACGTGCTCGTACAAGGCGGTCCGGCCGGCCGCACCCAGCTGCAGACGCTCGCCTACGACACAGGGCCGGCCGGCAACAAGTTCCCGCAGGCCACCTTGGCGACCCTGGTGACCGAAGGGCCTGCCGTGCACTCGGCGGCCCTGCCCACGTCGCCCTTCGCACCGACCGACGACCTGAGCCACGCGGCGATCGCCGCCCGACGCACCCTTGTGTTCTCCGAGAACAAGGAGGGCACCGAGTTCTACATCAACGGCAAGCAGTTCGACCCGAATCGGGTGGACATCCGGTCCAAGCTGAACACGGTCGAGGAGTGGACCGTACGCAACGACAGCGAGGAGGAACACTCGTTCCATGTGCACGTCGACGACTTCCAGTTGATGAGCATCAACGGGCGTCCGCACCATGGTCACGGATTGCAGGACACGGCGAGTGTGCCCGCCAAGGGGCGGCTTGTCATCCGGATCCATTTCACGAACTACACCGGCAGGACCGTCTACCACTGCCACATCCTCAATCACGAGGACGCCGGCATGATGGCGGTGCTCGAGATCGTCAAATAG
- a CDS encoding helix-turn-helix transcriptional regulator gives MTGSLVQVCLDEPPRVASVGVGVHGTGSLRDVFRLPDLWQLHLYRYAGELTVDGVVHAIRPGHVSLAPPGALVQYRYRGRSEHLYAHLELPQSGEQLTVPLMQNAGAEAPMLSGLLQQAVAVAPRSQARASAEVWAALWRVAELAAPRGEGAERAHSPVAAAVAHVEAHLAGPLSVPEVAEAAGVSHNHLIRLFRAETGGTVVAYIRRRRMEQARHLLRESTLSIPAVAASVGIGDLQAFNKACRRELGASPRAIRAGG, from the coding sequence ATGACCGGCTCCCTCGTACAGGTGTGCCTGGACGAACCGCCCCGTGTGGCGAGCGTTGGCGTCGGCGTGCACGGGACCGGGAGCCTTCGGGACGTATTCAGGCTTCCGGATCTGTGGCAACTGCATCTGTACCGGTACGCGGGTGAGCTCACCGTCGACGGTGTGGTGCACGCGATCCGTCCCGGGCACGTGAGCCTGGCGCCGCCGGGTGCGTTGGTGCAGTACCGCTACCGCGGGCGGTCCGAGCACCTCTATGCGCACCTGGAACTTCCGCAGTCCGGGGAGCAGTTGACCGTCCCCCTCATGCAGAACGCCGGTGCGGAGGCGCCGATGCTGTCCGGTCTGCTGCAACAGGCTGTCGCGGTGGCTCCGCGCAGCCAGGCCCGGGCCTCCGCCGAGGTGTGGGCCGCCCTGTGGCGGGTCGCCGAGCTCGCGGCGCCCCGCGGAGAGGGCGCCGAGCGGGCGCACAGCCCGGTCGCGGCGGCCGTCGCCCATGTCGAGGCCCACCTGGCAGGTCCGTTGTCCGTGCCCGAAGTGGCGGAGGCCGCCGGGGTTTCGCACAACCACCTCATCCGGTTGTTCCGGGCGGAGACCGGTGGCACCGTCGTCGCGTACATCCGGCGGCGCAGGATGGAGCAGGCCCGGCATCTGCTCCGCGAGTCGACGCTGTCCATCCCCGCCGTGGCGGCCTCGGTGGGCATCGGCGATCTGCAGGCCTTCAACAAGGCGTGCCGGCGCGAACTGGGCGCGTCGCCGCGCGCGATCCGCGCCGGCGGCTGA
- a CDS encoding geranylgeranyl reductase family protein has product MRETTPDQSPPDDRSGHGPVEEADVIVVGAGPAGSSAAFHLAKAGIDVLLLEKAHFPREKVCGDGLTPRAVYQLIRMGIDIKAPGWTRSRGMRWVAGEHQVHIDWPALGRYPDFGLSRSRHDFDDILARHAVGAGARLRSGVKVTRPVTDRAGRITGVTATAGAKEPVVFRAPIVIAADGASARLALAMGLQRDKSKQIATAARRYYRSPERSHEEYLELWADLRFPGSNHYLPGYGWIFPMGDGRVNVGLGALPHRRHGTADLRNTLDQWLARTPHTWGLREENAEGPVRSAALPLGFNRHPLYTQGLLLVGDSGGMISPWNGEGIGQAMEAGEVAAESAALALALPPGPGRERVLHGYPVEMNRRWGRYYRLGNAAADIVFSRSGFQPILNRYVMGSPFLLNTLARMLTNLTDKPSHDVIDHVLNTVVRLVPAPNVRRR; this is encoded by the coding sequence ATGCGGGAAACGACGCCAGACCAGTCCCCGCCGGACGATCGCTCCGGCCACGGCCCGGTCGAAGAAGCCGATGTGATCGTGGTGGGCGCGGGCCCTGCGGGCTCGTCCGCAGCCTTCCACCTCGCCAAGGCGGGCATCGATGTCCTGCTCCTGGAGAAGGCCCACTTTCCCCGGGAAAAGGTGTGCGGGGACGGCCTGACCCCACGGGCGGTGTATCAGCTCATCCGGATGGGCATCGACATCAAGGCTCCGGGGTGGACGCGTTCACGCGGAATGCGATGGGTGGCCGGTGAGCATCAGGTGCACATCGACTGGCCCGCTCTGGGGCGCTACCCGGACTTCGGCCTCTCGCGCAGTCGGCATGACTTCGACGACATCCTCGCCCGCCACGCCGTGGGAGCCGGAGCACGGTTGCGCAGCGGCGTGAAGGTGACCCGGCCCGTGACCGACCGCGCCGGCCGCATCACCGGCGTCACCGCCACGGCCGGAGCGAAGGAGCCGGTGGTCTTCCGAGCACCGATCGTCATCGCCGCCGACGGCGCCTCCGCCCGCCTCGCCCTCGCCATGGGACTCCAGCGGGACAAGAGCAAGCAGATCGCGACAGCCGCTCGCCGCTACTACCGCAGCCCGGAACGGTCGCATGAGGAGTACCTGGAGTTGTGGGCCGATCTCCGCTTCCCGGGGAGCAATCACTACCTGCCGGGGTACGGCTGGATCTTTCCCATGGGAGACGGACGCGTCAACGTCGGCCTCGGTGCGCTGCCTCACCGGCGGCACGGCACCGCGGACCTGCGGAACACTTTGGACCAGTGGCTGGCCCGCACCCCTCACACCTGGGGACTGCGTGAGGAGAACGCCGAGGGTCCTGTCCGGAGTGCGGCGCTGCCCCTGGGTTTCAACCGTCATCCCCTCTACACCCAAGGACTCCTCCTGGTCGGCGACTCCGGAGGCATGATCAGCCCCTGGAACGGGGAGGGCATCGGCCAGGCCATGGAAGCCGGCGAAGTGGCAGCCGAGAGCGCCGCGCTCGCCCTCGCCCTTCCCCCGGGCCCCGGACGGGAGCGGGTGCTGCACGGCTACCCTGTCGAGATGAACCGCCGCTGGGGACGCTACTACCGTCTCGGCAACGCGGCCGCCGACATCGTCTTCAGCCGTTCGGGCTTCCAACCGATCCTCAACCGGTACGTCATGGGATCGCCATTTCTGCTCAACACCCTGGCCCGGATGCTCACCAACCTCACCGACAAGCCTTCGCACGACGTGATCGACCATGTACTCAACACTGTCGTCCGTCTGGTCCCGGCACCGAATGTGCGCAGACGCTGA
- a CDS encoding alpha-L-fucosidase, which translates to MPMQPWFSDAKLGIFIHYGIYAVDGVPESWSFYTGKVPHEQYMKQLDRFTASKYDPKAWAELFARVGAKYAVLTARHHDGVALWDTEQGDLNVVRHTPAGRDLLAGYADALREQGLKVGLYYSHSDWNHPDYASTVHTDPPNEEVAGNRYASAAPGTEDPEAWARFLAYRNAQVAELVEHFRPDLLWFDGEWERSEEQWKMRELSEEILAGNPDTVLNARMLSYGDYATPEQGVPLQTPDGPWELCLTVNDSWGYQHQDNNHKSVRQLVRYFAETIGMGGNLLLDVGPKEDGTIPAEQVERLEGLGGWIAKHCGAVYGTVAGLPAGHHYGPSTLSADRRTLYLICFDAPRETIAIRGLRTPVKRVSVVGSGAELGHRVIGGLGEVPGVQWIDAPTGADVDEYATVLAVELDGELDLYQGTGRD; encoded by the coding sequence ATGCCAATGCAGCCCTGGTTCTCCGATGCCAAGTTGGGCATCTTCATCCACTACGGGATCTACGCCGTCGACGGCGTCCCCGAGTCCTGGTCGTTCTACACCGGCAAGGTCCCGCACGAGCAGTACATGAAGCAGCTCGACCGCTTCACCGCCTCGAAGTACGACCCGAAGGCGTGGGCGGAGCTGTTCGCGCGCGTGGGCGCCAAGTACGCGGTGCTGACCGCACGCCACCACGACGGCGTCGCCCTCTGGGACACCGAGCAGGGCGACCTGAATGTCGTGCGGCACACGCCCGCCGGCCGCGACCTCCTTGCCGGGTACGCCGACGCGCTGCGCGAGCAGGGCCTAAAGGTCGGCCTGTACTACTCGCACTCGGACTGGAACCACCCCGACTACGCGAGCACGGTCCACACCGACCCACCGAACGAGGAGGTGGCCGGCAACCGTTACGCCTCGGCCGCGCCCGGCACGGAGGACCCCGAGGCCTGGGCACGCTTCCTGGCCTACCGCAATGCCCAGGTCGCCGAGCTCGTCGAGCACTTCCGCCCCGACCTGCTGTGGTTCGACGGCGAGTGGGAGCGCAGCGAGGAACAGTGGAAGATGCGGGAGCTCTCCGAGGAGATCCTCGCGGGCAACCCGGACACCGTTCTCAATGCGCGGATGCTCAGTTACGGGGACTATGCCACGCCCGAGCAGGGCGTGCCGCTCCAGACCCCGGACGGGCCGTGGGAACTGTGTCTGACCGTCAACGACTCCTGGGGTTACCAGCACCAGGACAACAACCACAAGTCGGTGCGCCAGCTGGTCCGCTATTTTGCCGAGACCATCGGAATGGGCGGCAATCTGCTCCTTGATGTCGGCCCGAAGGAGGACGGCACGATTCCGGCCGAGCAGGTCGAGCGCCTCGAAGGACTCGGCGGCTGGATCGCCAAGCACTGCGGCGCCGTGTACGGCACGGTGGCCGGGCTCCCAGCAGGGCATCACTACGGTCCGAGCACCCTGTCCGCGGACCGCCGCACCCTCTACCTGATCTGCTTCGACGCACCGCGCGAGACCATCGCCATCCGTGGTCTGCGGACCCCGGTCAAGCGCGTGAGCGTGGTCGGTTCTGGCGCCGAGCTCGGCCACCGGGTCATCGGCGGCCTGGGCGAGGTACCCGGAGTTCAATGGATCGACGCCCCCACGGGCGCAGATGTGGACGAGTACGCCACCGTGCTGGCCGTGGAGCTCGACGGCGAGCTCGACCTGTACCAGGGCACCGGCCGCGACTGA
- a CDS encoding choice-of-anchor A family protein: MRISTSAAVLTLGGSLVLGLAMPPVAQAAPRDTAGTCSTGAFGIAAQYGEFVLGDDTHTPDAEGAVAVGGNADFTGGFSIGHELTDAELAALPGRAALVVRGTTETGSSFTVVEQGNAVVGGDINGGHTIELKSGSLSKNAHFIDFESEFAKLRALSTGLAAEPMTAGANVTPKIDGGNTALTLTGSHSDRNVFTVPAAELMKAKEVYIRVPSGATTVVNVTGDTYDMAKAGTTGFFLAAGDGKFILDDKSQSAGDGAVRAKLLWNFPDAKTITKHSNAAWPGTVLAPQAHFELGSGAPINGSLLVASLHGTGGAEAHHYPFNGCLPPATPASAPSGTPSEPSPAPGTMTPSDSPSPTDSQPPGATPSASVSPPPADGGLAVTGANGTIPMTIGAGIVVLAGAGIVLVTRRRKAGART; encoded by the coding sequence ATGCGCATATCCACGTCCGCCGCTGTCCTCACGCTCGGCGGATCCCTCGTTCTGGGCCTGGCCATGCCCCCGGTCGCCCAGGCAGCGCCCCGTGACACGGCCGGCACCTGCTCCACCGGTGCCTTCGGAATCGCCGCCCAATACGGCGAGTTCGTCCTGGGAGACGACACCCACACCCCCGACGCCGAAGGCGCTGTCGCGGTCGGCGGCAACGCCGACTTCACCGGCGGCTTCAGCATCGGCCACGAACTGACCGATGCCGAGCTGGCGGCTCTGCCCGGCCGCGCAGCGCTCGTGGTGCGCGGCACCACCGAGACAGGTTCCTCCTTCACCGTGGTGGAGCAGGGGAACGCCGTCGTGGGCGGCGACATCAACGGCGGGCACACCATCGAGTTGAAGAGTGGCTCGCTGAGCAAGAATGCCCATTTCATCGACTTCGAAAGCGAGTTCGCGAAGCTTCGCGCACTGTCCACGGGTCTGGCGGCCGAGCCGATGACCGCGGGCGCGAATGTCACCCCGAAGATCGACGGAGGCAACACTGCCCTGACACTCACCGGCAGCCACAGCGACCGCAACGTCTTCACTGTCCCGGCCGCCGAACTGATGAAGGCCAAGGAGGTGTACATCCGGGTGCCGAGCGGCGCGACCACCGTCGTCAACGTCACCGGAGACACCTACGACATGGCGAAGGCAGGCACCACCGGCTTCTTCCTTGCCGCCGGTGACGGAAAGTTCATCCTGGACGACAAGTCGCAGAGTGCGGGCGACGGCGCCGTGCGCGCCAAGCTGCTGTGGAACTTCCCGGATGCAAAGACGATCACCAAGCACAGCAACGCAGCCTGGCCCGGGACCGTGTTGGCCCCGCAGGCGCACTTCGAGCTCGGTTCCGGTGCACCGATCAACGGCTCGCTGCTCGTCGCGTCGTTGCACGGCACGGGCGGTGCGGAGGCACACCACTACCCGTTCAACGGCTGCCTGCCGCCCGCCACCCCGGCGTCGGCGCCGAGCGGGACACCGTCCGAGCCTTCGCCGGCCCCGGGCACAATGACACCTTCGGACTCCCCGTCGCCGACCGACTCGCAGCCGCCCGGCGCCACCCCGTCCGCGTCCGTCAGCCCGCCCCCGGCCGACGGTGGGCTGGCCGTGACCGGCGCGAACGGCACGATCCCGATGACGATCGGTGCGGGCATCGTGGTACTGGCGGGCGCGGGCATCGTCCTCGTGACCCGGCGTCGCAAGGCCGGCGCACGCACCTGA